The segment TACCCGCACACTCCGGGGTGGCCAACGCCATCGGCGCGGCCCTGACCCGCACCACCTGGGAACTGGAGCTGTTTGCCGACACCCAGCGCCACGTACTCTTCATCCCTTCCCTTTCCTACCGCGAGAACATCCCCACCAGCTACGGCCAGCGCGACGCGGAAAAGGACGCCATGAACCAGCTGGCCATGCAGCTCGACTCCATGGGCGTGTTCCTGCGGCCCGAAGACGCCCAGATCACCCACTCGTCGAGCTTCACCATGGTCGAGGACATGGAGCAGGTGGGCCGCAACATCCGCGTCAAAAGCCAGGTGCGGCCCGGTGTGGTCGCCACCATCAGGGAGGGTTGAACGTGCTCAAGGCGGACAAATCACTGGGCATCGTCTTTTTTCCGGCATTCGACTGGGCCATCTCGCCCACCCATCCCGAACGCCAGGAGCGGCTGCTCTACACCCAGGACCAGCTGCGCGAGGAAGGGCTCTTCGACATCGAGGGCGTCACCGAGCACAAACCCGACGTGGCCGCCATCGAGGACGTGGAGCGTGTCCACTTCTGTTTTCCCGAGGTCAGCGCCGTGACCACCCGCTCGCACCTCATCTCTGCGGGCGGAGCCATGAAGGCCGCGGACCTCGTCATGCAGGGCGAGTGCGACCGCGCCTTCGCCATGGTCCGGCCGCCCGGCCACCACGCCATGAAGGTGGTCCACGGCGCTCGGGGCTTCTGCAACATCAACATCGAGGCCGTCATGGTCGAGCACATCCGCGAGACCTACGGCCACAGGCGCGTGGCCATCGTGGACACCGACTGCCACCACGGCGACGGCACCCAGGACGTGTACTGGCACGACCCGGACACCCTGTTCATCTCCCTGCACCAGGACGGGCGCACCCTGTACCCCGGCTCGGGCTTTCCCCACGAGCTGGGCGGACCAAAGGCCATGGGCCGGACCCTGAACATCCCCCTGCCGCCAAACACCTCGGACGAGGGGTTTCTCATGGTCATGGAGCGCGTGGTCCTGCCCATCCTCGACGATTTCAAGCCCGACCTGATCATCAACTCGGCCGGGCAGGACAACCACTTCACCGATCCCATCACGGACATGAACTTCTCGGCCAGGGGCTACGCGGCCTTAAGCGACATGCTCAAGCCGGACATCGCCGTGCTCGAAGGGGGCTACTCCATCCAGGGGGCGCTGCCCTACATCAACCTCGGCCTGTGCCTGGCCATGGCCGGGGTGGACTACTCCCTCGTCCGCGAGCCCAACTTCAGCCCGGAACTCATCCGCCAGGACGCCCGCACCACGGCCTACATCGAGGAGCTGTGCCGCCAGCTGCCCGCCCTCTATTTCGACCCGCCGCCCTACAACCGCAAAAACGACGTGCGCCAGGGCGTGATCTCGGGAAACACCCTGGTCCGGCAGCGGCAGATATACTACGACACAGACGGCATCAACGAGACCCAGCGCGAGACCCTGTTCCTGTGCGACGAGTGCCGGGGCCTGCTCAAGGTCGAGACCCGGGCAGACTCCGGCCCCCAGTGCCTGGGCGTGGAGATCCCCGTCCACGCCTGCCCTGACTGCCGCAGCCGGGGCTACCAGATCGTGGAGGACGCCCAGCTCAAGGGCAACGCCCGCTACATCCAGCTCATCAACCGCCTGGACCGCGACTACCTGCGCGTGGGATTCTGAGGATAGGGGACCGCGCCCGCAAGAGAGGAAGGGACGGCCGCAAGGGGGTTCTTTTCAATCGGGTGCGCCCGATAACCGTCTTCGCTCCCGCCCCTCACGGGGTGCGCCCCTCTCGGGCCACATGGGAGCCGAAGATTTCCCAGGTCTTGAGGAAGGTGGCGTCAAAGGTCCGGTTCTCCATGTGGGAGCGGGCCTTGCGGCGCATGTACTCGATGCGCTCGGGCGTGTCGATGAGGTGGAGCACAGCCCGGAGCAGGGCGTCCGGGTCTCCGGCCGGGACCACGAGGCCGGTCTCGTTGGGCAGCACGTTTTCGCACGGGCCGCCCTTGTCGGTGACGATGACCGGCAGGCCCGAGGCCTGGGCCTCCAGAACCACGTTGCCGAAGGTGTCCGTGGCCGAGGGGAAGACGAAGACATCCGAGCTGGCATAGGCCTGGGCCAGGGCCTCGCCCTTGAGGGTGCCGGTAAAGGTGACGGGCGAGCCGCGCAGCAGCCGCTTCATCTCGGCCAGGTAGGGACCGTCGCCCACCACGACGAGCTGAAGCCCCTCGCGCAGGCGCACGGCCTTTCGATATGCCTCGGCCAGCACATCGAGCCCCTTCTCGCGGGACACGCGTCCCACATAGAGCAGCTTGGTCCGTCCCTCCGCATCGTAGCGGGAGAAGAACCCGTTGCGCTTGGCCGGATGGAAGCGGTCGGTGTCCACCCCGCGGGGGTAGGTGACTATCTTGTGCGGGTCGATGCCGTGGTCGGCCAGCTCGAAACGGGTGGCCTCGCTGGGCGCGTAGATGATCTGCATCTGGTTGTAGAACCAGCTCATGTACCGCCAGCAGCCGTCCTCAAGGGCCGAGTCGCCGGTCAGTGCGCCCACATAGTCGGGAAAGGCGGTGTGGTAGGTGCCGTGGAAGGGCAGCTTGAGGATGCGGGCAATGGCCAGCCCGGCCAGCCCCACCGGGCCGGGAGTGGCCGCCAGGATGCAGTCGTATTCCTGCTCGAAGCAGTGGGTAAGCATATCCAGAAGCGGAGGGTAGGCCAGCTCGATCTCCGGGTACTCGGGAATGGCGAACCGGCCAACCGGGGCAAAGCTGACCGCGCCGGAGATGTCCGCGCTGGCCCCGCAGGTGATCACAGTCATGTCCTTGCCGTGGCGGGCGACCATGGCCAGTTGCTGGCGGATGGTCCGGGCCACGCCGTTGATCTCGTCAAAAGTGTCGGTGAAATGGGCGATGCGCAGGCTGGTGCCGCCGCGCCTGGCCGCCTTGGGCCGGAACCGGGCAAGGCAGTCGAGCGAAAAGCGCCGCTCCCGCGAGAAGAGATCGTAACCCACGAAATACGGCGCCAGCAGGGTGTAGAGCGAACCGGCCGAGCCCATGGAATGGAAGACATCAAAGAGGTTGGCCCCCAAGGCTGCGCTCAGGGTGCGGTCAGCAAACTGGGCCAGGACGCGGTTGGCCGCCAGGGACACGAACCGGGACCACTCCCGCTCCAGCACCAGGGGGTCGCGCTCCTCGCCCCGGGCGATGCGCATCAGGGCCGGATCGCGGGCCACGATGTCGCCCGCCTCCTTGAGCAACATCTCCTGCACGGAGCGGGTCGGCCCGTATTCGCGGTGCAGGGTGGCCTTGCCCCGGCCCACCAGCCGCAAAAAGCGCTCCACCAGCGAGCAGCCAGGAGAGCGCTCGGGCGAAAGGGCGTTGCGGGCGAAGCGGAAGCAGAGGTGTTCGCTGGCCGCGTGGCCCAGGGAGCCGAGGCGCGAGCGGTAAAAACCGTAGGCGATGCCGTAGAGATTGTGGGCCATGGTCCGGGGCGTGGCCGGGGTACCGCCCGGCCGGGCCGTGTGGTCGCGCACCCCGGAGAGCGCTGCGCCCACCGAGGGTTCGCCCCGGAACAGGGTGAACATGCGGGCGATGTTGAGCGAGCTGTGGTCGTCGGACCCGCCGATGATTCCCTTTTCCCATGGCGTGTCGCCGTGGGGTTTGATGTTGTGCATATTGGCCAGCCGCTCCATGTCCGCCGGGGTCAGTCCGGTCAGGATCTGACGCAGCACCTGGTTCTGGCGCGCATCGCGGGTGCCGTTTTCCTCGAAAACGTCGAAGAGCAGCAGGCTCTGCTCAAAGTGGGCCGGGGTCAGCCGGTCGTTGACCGCGAACAGGGGGTGGGCCAGGACGTGAACGATGTCCTGCCCGCGCAGATACTCCACCAGATCAAAGACATTCTCGCGGCAGTGCTGGATGTCGTCATGCTGGGCCTCGGTGATGTCGTAGGCCAGGACGTGCAGCTTGCATTTGTCCTCGGGAAAATAGGTGGTGATTTCCTCGCTGACGAATGCGCCGGGCAGCCCGGCGATCTCCAGGCTGCCCCGGATGGTGTTGTGGTCGGTGATGGTCACCAGATCCATGCCGCGCTCGCGGGCCGCGGCATAGAGGGAGGCTGGCTCGGTGAAGCTCTCCGGGCAGCCCAGCTTCTGCAGAATCCACTGCGAGGGACGCGTGGAGTGCTTGGAGTGGACGTGCATGTCCACCCGGAACCGTGTTTCGGCCATGAATGCCTCGCTGGGTTGTGGGCGGCGCCTCAGGCGCAGCGCACGTCATCCGAGAGCAGGCCGTCCTCGGCCGCGCACTGGCAGATGATGCACAGCCGGGCCGAAGGGTTGGCCTTGAGCCGGGCCAGCCCGATGGGGTCGCCGCACTCTTCGCAGACGCCGTAGTCGGTCTCGTGCAGACGCCTGATGGCTGCCTCGTATTCCCTGATGCGGACCATGCGGCGGTGCTGCATGGCCAGACTTACCCCCTGCCGGGCGAGCTGCGCGGCAAAGTCGGTGTCGTCCGGGCAATTTTCCAGCGCAAAGGACTCGGCGGTTTCCTGCGTGGTCAGGCTGCTCAATCCATTCAACAGGTGGTCCTTGATTTCGCGACGTTGCGTATCGGTCATGGAATCCTCCGGATGATGAGAGTGATGATGGCTTCATCTATCTCCACCCGGCCGGAATTGATTGACGCCCGCGTGACGACGCGCCGACGATTGCGCATCGAAAACCGGAGCGGCCGGGGTTGCAACGGATTTGCCATAGGCCGCCCATGCAAACCGTGGACGAACGGCCAAAAGCCGGGTATAAATTAAGAGATGAAGTGGTTTTTCATACTCTTTGCCTTGCTGGCCGGAGCGGGGATGCCGCTTCAGGCGGGAATCAACCTGCGGCTGCGCCACACCCTGGGCGAGCCGGTCATGGCCGCGCTGGTATCTTTTGCCGTGGGCACTTTCTGCCTGCTGGCCTATGCGGCGGCGGCGCGGACGCCCCTGCCGCCGCCGGGCGTTCTGGCCGCCACTCCCTGGTGGGCCTGGACAGGAGGGGCGCTGGGCGCATTCTTCGTCTTCGCCACCATCGTCCTGGCCGGGCAACTGGGCGCTGCCACCACCATGGCCTGGCTCCTGGCCGGACAATTTCTGGCCGCCCTGCTTCTGGACCACTTCGGACTGGTCAGCTTTGCCCTGCGCGAGATCACTTGGCAGCGGGTGGCTGGCGTGGCATTGATCATCGCGGGCGCGGTGCTGGTCAACAAATACTGACCCGACGCACCCCGCGCCGCAATCCGAGGGAGGAACCCATGCCGTTTGCCAAGGACCTGACCGCGGTCTGCCGTATGATCAAGATCGAGCACTCGGTGTTCGCCCTCCCCTTTGCCTATGCCGGAGCCTTTCTGGCCGCAGGGGGCTGGCCCGGACTCTGGAACATGCTCATCCTGACCATCGCCATGGTGGCGGTGCGTTCCTTTGCCATGGCCTTCAACCGCTACGCCGACCTGGACATCGACAGCGACAACCCGCGCACCCAGAACAGGCCGCTGGTCACGGGGGAGATTTCCACCCGGTTCACCCTGGTCTTCATCGGTGCCACGGCCCTGATCTTCGTGGCCGCCTGCGCCCTGATGAACCCGCTGTGCCTGCTGCTCTCGCCCGTGGCGCTGGGGCTCTCGGCCTTCTACAGCTTCTGCAAGCGGCTGACCCGCTGGTGTCACTTCGTGCTCGGCGCGGTGTTGGGGCTGGCTCCGGTGGCGGGCTGGCTGTGCGTGGACCCGGTGCTGACCCTGCCCGCAGTCCTGCTCTTCTTCGGCGTGACCTTCTGGGTGGCCGGATTCGACATCCTCTACGCCTGCCAGGACTCGGATTTCGACGCCG is part of the Pseudodesulfovibrio alkaliphilus genome and harbors:
- a CDS encoding histone deacetylase family protein; this translates as MLKADKSLGIVFFPAFDWAISPTHPERQERLLYTQDQLREEGLFDIEGVTEHKPDVAAIEDVERVHFCFPEVSAVTTRSHLISAGGAMKAADLVMQGECDRAFAMVRPPGHHAMKVVHGARGFCNINIEAVMVEHIRETYGHRRVAIVDTDCHHGDGTQDVYWHDPDTLFISLHQDGRTLYPGSGFPHELGGPKAMGRTLNIPLPPNTSDEGFLMVMERVVLPILDDFKPDLIINSAGQDNHFTDPITDMNFSARGYAALSDMLKPDIAVLEGGYSIQGALPYINLGLCLAMAGVDYSLVREPNFSPELIRQDARTTAYIEELCRQLPALYFDPPPYNRKNDVRQGVISGNTLVRQRQIYYDTDGINETQRETLFLCDECRGLLKVETRADSGPQCLGVEIPVHACPDCRSRGYQIVEDAQLKGNARYIQLINRLDRDYLRVGF
- a CDS encoding glycosyltransferase; the encoded protein is MAETRFRVDMHVHSKHSTRPSQWILQKLGCPESFTEPASLYAAARERGMDLVTITDHNTIRGSLEIAGLPGAFVSEEITTYFPEDKCKLHVLAYDITEAQHDDIQHCRENVFDLVEYLRGQDIVHVLAHPLFAVNDRLTPAHFEQSLLLFDVFEENGTRDARQNQVLRQILTGLTPADMERLANMHNIKPHGDTPWEKGIIGGSDDHSSLNIARMFTLFRGEPSVGAALSGVRDHTARPGGTPATPRTMAHNLYGIAYGFYRSRLGSLGHAASEHLCFRFARNALSPERSPGCSLVERFLRLVGRGKATLHREYGPTRSVQEMLLKEAGDIVARDPALMRIARGEERDPLVLEREWSRFVSLAANRVLAQFADRTLSAALGANLFDVFHSMGSAGSLYTLLAPYFVGYDLFSRERRFSLDCLARFRPKAARRGGTSLRIAHFTDTFDEINGVARTIRQQLAMVARHGKDMTVITCGASADISGAVSFAPVGRFAIPEYPEIELAYPPLLDMLTHCFEQEYDCILAATPGPVGLAGLAIARILKLPFHGTYHTAFPDYVGALTGDSALEDGCWRYMSWFYNQMQIIYAPSEATRFELADHGIDPHKIVTYPRGVDTDRFHPAKRNGFFSRYDAEGRTKLLYVGRVSREKGLDVLAEAYRKAVRLREGLQLVVVGDGPYLAEMKRLLRGSPVTFTGTLKGEALAQAYASSDVFVFPSATDTFGNVVLEAQASGLPVIVTDKGGPCENVLPNETGLVVPAGDPDALLRAVLHLIDTPERIEYMRRKARSHMENRTFDATFLKTWEIFGSHVAREGRTP
- a CDS encoding TraR/DksA family transcriptional regulator codes for the protein MTDTQRREIKDHLLNGLSSLTTQETAESFALENCPDDTDFAAQLARQGVSLAMQHRRMVRIREYEAAIRRLHETDYGVCEECGDPIGLARLKANPSARLCIICQCAAEDGLLSDDVRCA
- a CDS encoding DMT family transporter, encoding MKWFFILFALLAGAGMPLQAGINLRLRHTLGEPVMAALVSFAVGTFCLLAYAAAARTPLPPPGVLAATPWWAWTGGALGAFFVFATIVLAGQLGAATTMAWLLAGQFLAALLLDHFGLVSFALREITWQRVAGVALIIAGAVLVNKY
- a CDS encoding UbiA-like polyprenyltransferase, yielding MPFAKDLTAVCRMIKIEHSVFALPFAYAGAFLAAGGWPGLWNMLILTIAMVAVRSFAMAFNRYADLDIDSDNPRTQNRPLVTGEISTRFTLVFIGATALIFVAACALMNPLCLLLSPVALGLSAFYSFCKRLTRWCHFVLGAVLGLAPVAGWLCVDPVLTLPAVLLFFGVTFWVAGFDILYACQDSDFDAGRGLHSMPARLGIACALEISTMSHVVTGVFFLLAGWSAGLSWLYSLIALAVWVVLMVEHKLVRPDDLSRVNVAFFTLNGFISVALFAGVVLDLALRGQ